Below is a window of Acidobacteriota bacterium DNA.
CGCCGCAGAGAGTTGGTTGCGTTCATTGCTGCCGCTGGTCATGATCTTCTCGATTACCGCAAGGGCTGCAGGCGTCTTCCCCTTGCACGCCTCGACCAAATCAAGCTCCTCTTGCGTCTTCTTTGGGCGACCGCCTGGATTGCCGGTCTGCCCTGGCTTGAACGACGACGACCGCTTTCCGCCTCGCTTGCCTGATATTTGGCTGTTCTCAGACATCCGCCTATACGCCCATGATTACCGCAGCCGACGACCTCTTCTTGGCTGGCGTCTTTGCGGGAGACTTCTGCCTCACTTCAACAGCCTCGCTTGCCGCCCTTGCCGGGGCGCTTGACTGGATTGGCTGGCTTTTGGTCTTTCATATTGATTCCTTTGAACAAGTTTGAATATAAGCGTTTCCATATATATGGATTTCTCTACATACCGCTTGCGTGCGTTCGCTTTGCGTGCTACAGTGTAGCCATGGTGAGCGATGGGCGCGAACCAGCACAGACGGGGGATGGGACATGTTTGCACTAATGAATAACCGTGGCTCACAGATTGGCTTGTACGACACGAAGGCCGAAGCACAAAATGAAGCCGATGCGTTCAATGCTCGTGGGCTAGATGTGTTCGCGTGGGTTGTCGAAGCGCCGGCTGGAGCGGAAGCCGAAGACATGCCGGGGCGTGGGTTTATTTACGGTTAGGCGCTATGACACATCCAACCAAAGACGAGATCGTCGCCGCCCGCAAATACGCTGGACTCACCCAAGACGAAGCCGCCGCGCTTATACACGGCACCAGGCGCGCCTGGCAAGAATGGGAAGCTGGGCGACGGAGAATGCATCCGGGGCTGTTCGAACTGTTCCAGATCAAGGAATCGGAGCTGAAACCATGAAATACATCACAATCATTGCAGGTCATCCAGTCTCGATGCACCGGAAACCTGCCAGAACGCCAATAATCCTGCGGGCAGTAGAGATCGCCAGCTACTCGGCCAAGCTGACCGTCACGATGGCAATCTGCTGGATACTAATCGTTGCGCTGCTCTCTTTCGGCTAAAACCAGTCATATCAGTCGCAACAAAGCCCGCTCATGGCGGGCTTTTTTATGGTTGCGAGACAGGGAATCGAACCCCGTTCCTCCTGGGTATGAGCCAAGCGGGCTCCCGGCGCCCCCTACTCGCGATTGTCCTTGGAACGGCGCTACAGTGACTAGGCGTTGCTCACTTGCATACGTTCCACTGGCCGCTGCGCCTGTTCGCTTCCCATGCTCTTTGCGATAACGCAACGGATTGGCGATGTCGCTTATACTTTTGCATGGACTTGTACCTCTCGGCGCTCTCTGCGACGGCCTTGTAGTCTTTGCTGGTCACCTTGAGTCCGCGCATAGCTAAGAGTATTTTTGCGCGGCGGTCGGCTTGTTCCTTCTTGGTTTCCCATAGCCAGCCGGCGAGTTTTGGTATGTAGCCGCACACGAATCGGCGAACCGAACACTTCCAGTGGGTGTATGCGTTCGGCACTCGATGCATTGCGCTGAGCGCGTCATCTTCCACCAAGTTGTGCTTGCCGCGGAAAACAACCACGGCCTTGACCATCGATTCATCCGGGGAGTCGAACCACGAGTCTATGAGGGCCTCGTCCCACGACCGTTGCAACTCAGAGGTAGCCGTCATCCAGAAACCAGGCGAATGTAGGTTCCGCCGCGCATGGTGCGGCCCTTGAGTTGCG
It encodes the following:
- a CDS encoding helix-turn-helix transcriptional regulator, producing MTHPTKDEIVAARKYAGLTQDEAAALIHGTRRAWQEWEAGRRRMHPGLFELFQIKESELKP